The Quercus lobata isolate SW786 chromosome 9, ValleyOak3.0 Primary Assembly, whole genome shotgun sequence region attacaattttactacTAAgagattttagaaatttaaaacttgccataattttttaaaatattttataatatatttttttgcaaaaaaaaaaatacttacataatatacattttccatgtaacttaatttttaaaaatattttactattttatttgttattatatttgattatattatcaaaatatatattttttaaaatttatatataatttttttattaagttgtGCATCACACAAGCATAATACTAGTATTATATTAAAGTTGAAGTAAAATTACAGtccaaataatttttaaatgttgtatATGTTTGCTATACATGtccaatttaattttcttattgttGGTATTAAGTAAGCTATTTCTAATACCAAGCTCAAAAATCATGATAACCACCTCACTCAACTATGTAAAATAATCAGCTCATCATCTCTGTTGTTAATTATTTCTATGTGCATAAGCACATGTTACAAACTCATGTTATATATATGGGAGACTCCTTTGTAAGTATGAGATATCATGTTATCagattatcaacaacaacaacaaaaattaaattaaataaaaaaataaaaaataaaaaataaaaaaaaaaagaaagaaagaaagatatcATGTTATCTATGACCACTTGTGAGGAAGattaagggcctgtttgggtaaggaattttcgtcactcaatttccatcactcaatttccatcactcatcactcatcactcataactcatcactcatcactcaatttttcacatccgtttgccttcatcactcagttttcatcactcactatttttcacactatttggagGGCCCACACCTGTCACggtacagtgttttttttttttttcactaacagcttcttcttcttttttttttttccctcctgggttggctgttcggtctggtttttttttttttttttttttttttttttttttttttcactaagtttggtgagtctaggtacttaaaaaaaaaaaaaaaaaagccaacgctaacccagaaaaaaaaaaaaaatgccaacgccaacccagaaaagaaaaagaaaaaaaaagagacagccaacgccaaccaaaaaaaaaaaaaaaagaaaaaaaaaatgccaacgCCAACccgaaagaaaaagaaaaagaaaaaaaaaaaaagaaaacggaaaaaaaaaaaagtcaaaaggtggtcaaaagttgcggctgtgggtccctcatgtgtgtttatttacggaaatgccattgagttatgagttatggaaactgaaaacagccttttgttgttttcagtttccataactcataactcaaaaatcagagaattgagtgatggaaacagagttatggaaacagagttatcgtttggccaaacaacctttttgctatgggtcccaccatttttgagttatgagttatggaaactgagaattgagttatcaaaaaactcaatccaaacggcccCTAAAAGTTCGATATATATTTTATCTCATCATCaaatttctttatattgtcTGGCTATTTACAACAAAGAGAAGGGTCGCTATTTGTACAACGGCAAGTCGTTTATTACTCGACATTCACAATACAACTTTAATCAACGGCAACCTCTCAAAAAGAAGTCTTGCCGTTTGTCCCTCAAATATTTCCATCTAATAACTCTCTACGGTCTACTCTCTCTCTATAGCTTTGATTATCGTTCTCTCGGTTTAGGCCCTCTCACAGATTCAAACCTTAGGCTCGCCCAAATCCATCTAGTTCTTAATGAAACTCGCAAGACCCATTTCCAGGATCTTCAGCACCTACACAACGACCCAAAAATCAGAGCGAGTAACTAAGAATTCAATCTCCTTCAATCCCATCAAAGAGCTTCATGCCCACCTCATCAGAACCCACCTTTTCACTGATCCATACTCAGTTTCTGAGGTTATCAAGTCCTATGCACTATATTCACCAACTTTGCCAAAAGCCCACTTcgtttttaacaaaattgagtgTCCCACATTGGTAGTTTGGAACCATATGATTCGTGGTTTGTCACAGAGTGAACAACCTAGTAAAGCAATATGTTTTTATAACCGAATTTATCACGAAGGACTTGCCGGGGATAATTTGACCCTTATATTTGTTTTCAAGGCTTGTGCTAGAGTTTCTGATATTGTAAATGGGAAGAAGTTTCATGTTCATGCTTTGAAACTTGGTTTTGAATCCTATCTTTTTGTTTCCAATGCTTTGATTCATATGTATGCTTCTTGTGGTGATTTGGTTCTTGCGAGGAAACTGTTTGATAAAATGGGCGACAGAGACTTGGTTTCTTGGAACTCTTTGATATGTGGGTATTGTCAGTGTAATAGATTTAAGGAGGTTTTGGGTCTTTTTAAAGCAATGCAGGTGGCAAATGTGAAGGCCGATAAAGTGACAATGATGAAAGTTATTTTAGCATGTAGTTATCTGAATGAATGGAAAATCGCAGACTCTATGGTTAAGTATATTGAAGAGAATCATGTTTTGGTTGATGTTTACTTGGGGAACACTATGATAGATATGTATGGACGGCGTGGTTTAGTGGATTTAGCACAGGAAGTATTTGATAGGATGCGTGAAAAGAATATAGTTTCTTGGAATGCCATGATAATGGGGTATGCCAAAGTGGGAAACTTAGTTGCTGCACAGAAATTTTTTGATGAGATGCCTAAAAGGGATGTGATCTCTTGGACTTCTATGATCACAGGTTACTCTCAAACTAACCGGTTTGCTGATGCAGTGAGactttttaaagaaatgatGACGGCAAAGGTGAATCCGGATGAAATAACGGTAGCTAGCGTGCTTTCTGCCTGTGCCCATTTAGGATCACTTGATGTTGGGGAGGCGGTTCATGACTATATCCGTAAGCATGGTGTAAAAGCAGATGTTTACGTAGGAAACTCTTTGATAGATATGTATTGCAAATGTGGGGTGGTTGAGAAGGCTCTAGAAGTGTtccaagaaatgaaaaaggacTCCATCTCATGGACTTCAGTGATTTCTGGTCTTGCTGTGAATGGTTTCGCAGATTCGGCACTTGAGCTTTTCTCACAGATGTTAAGAGATGGTGTTCGGCCAACTCATGGAGCCTTTGTTGGGGTTTTACTAGCTTGTGCCCATGCTGGATTAGTAGATAAAGGGTTGGAATATTTTGAAAGTATGGACAAAGTCCACAGACTCACTCCAGAAATGAAGCATTATGGGTGCGTTGTGGACCTATTGAGCCGCTCTGGCAATCTGGACAAGGCatatgattttataaataaaatgccTATGGTTCCAGATGTTGTGGTATGGAGGATATTGTTAAGTGCTTGTAACCTTCATGGACATATGGTCTTGGCAGAGATTGCAAGAAACAAGCTTCTGGAAATGGATCCTAGTAACAGTGGGAATTATGTTCTCTCCGCAAATGCTTATGCCAGTTCAGATAGATGGGATGATGTTATTAAAATGAGAGAGTTGATGGTAGAAAGCAATGTCCAGAAGCCATTTGGTTGTAGTTCCATCGAAGTAAATGGTACAAAATTGTCTAACTCCCAAGACCTGTGCCTTATTCAATCTTAAATGAGGAACCATCATGTATGGCATCTCAAACTATGAACCTCACCAGAACATTTCATTTAGTGCATTGTTAGTGTTAGTAAAACCAAATGAGTATTAACCATAGCACTAAATATCTGGAGGTCGGGACCTTACCCACAAATCAACCTGTTTGCCGCTGGGACCAagatgttttttgttttatcaaaCTGTCAGCTGTGTTGGTGCTGGAAATTATTTTGGATAGGGAACCAGCGGCGTTTGGGATTTTGGATTCTTTTGAGGGGACAAATTCTGATGGATGTGCCCTGCACAGACTTAAAAATGGGTTGGTTCTACATTACAGGAAGTTTTGATATAGTTCCAGCATTTGACAATAAGAAACAGCAACAATAACCAAGCGTTGGTCCCAAAATTTGGGGCTGGCTGTGGATCCTCAACAAAAAAGTCAAGGTGAGAAGTGTCAATAAAATTCCTGACAAAGTATACTAGGGTGGTAAATATTTGGGGACAGAATTCAACCTTGGTAAGCTATGGAAAAAGGTGGTGATAACAGGAACTACGCTAGGTATCACTGTGGATTGGGCATTTAGAGTTGAAGTCCTTTGCTTGCTTGTTACCTTATAGAGCATCTCCAAAATACAGTTTCCAAGATAATCATAATCAAATGTAGATTTTATGCCAGGGTGGTGCGTAGTTGGGGAAATATGAGGCACAGGTACATTGATTTGGGAGGACTTGCTTCTCCAAAAAACATATTTCTGCTGTAGATCACTTTAGCAGCTCTAGAGGTAGCTGCTTATTTGAGTTTGTTAGACTGCAGTTAGGACAAACTATATAGAAGCTCCAGCGATGGCTCCTAATAGAGGCATTAGACTGCAGTTAAGACAAAGTATTGAGCTGTTGTTGGTTGGTTGCTTCAAACAGATTAGTCATTTCATGTAAATAGTTCAGGGTTGAGTTCCTTGTTTCCTGAGAATATTGAGGAAGAGTTCTCTGTTTGGTTTGTGAGAAGACCAAGCAAAAGAACTTTGAAAGAAATAGAGAATTCTTCGTTGCATTTGTAGTATAGCTGGAGAAATGGATTGCTCCTTTGAGGTTCTGCCTGCTTGCTATACCTTAGCTATAAATACCTTTCTagtaaaattttacaatttcttttctCCTCTAGATATGCTTGAGCATTGTAATTTGAGAGTTTGATTGTAGTCCTCACCGCGTACACCCCCAGTGTACTTggatttgttttatttcaataaaaattttcgttacttatctttttttttttttttttaacaatttctgGACACCACTCCAGAATATACTTGTTGCTTGTAATAGGTTTCCTGATATGAGCCAAGTTGCAaagtactaatttttttggtttattgaaTCTTGAATACTATATTACCGTGTCTTCATTATTTTGCAATGGCTTCCTTTTGCCATACTCCTGATATGTTATTCTTCTTAGCTAATACAAGATGGATCATACCAAAGAAAGAAGCAAGAAGTCAGCTCACACAGAATCTTAGATGCATCACAAGACCTGCGACAGTGCGTCTACAGATTAAACATGACCTTAATAGCACTACGTCCACTGGCACTGGTTTCAAATGCATCTTCTACCCCCTTTTGTGAGAATGCAAACCTGTGAGTTATCAAGGGCTTAACATCGATCTTGCCTGTCTTTAAAAGCTCAATGCAGAGTGGCCATGTATTCCTATATCGGAATACTCCAATCACATCGACCTCCCTAAcaccaggaaaaaaaatcattaaatataTGAAGTTAAAGTTTTAAGCGAGGAAAACTATAAAATTAGTCTCTACCTGTTTTCTCACACACAGAAATGCAGAATAAAGTAAAAGAATTAGGGGTTGGGGTTGTACCATTGTAAAATTGCAAAATTGCAAAAAGGATTATTGGGGAAACCAAGTGACTCAAAAGCTaaatttgtaacaaaaaattCTGCAAATTCATCTGCTCATTCTAACTGGCCTCTGTCAAGGAACTGGGAAACACCAACCTCAATAATCTGCTAGTAGATTATTATGCCTTATCATGGTACCAATAATTTCATCACATTGCTATGCATTGTCATCCAATAGTGAGATCATATATTATATCTAGATCTATTTCTGTCAAATCGTCAAgggaattattttatttgttccaCAGGGTTCAAGAGGAAATCCAAGAAAGGAAATGGGCATGAGTTTTAAAGTTCTGGGATCTCTGTACATAAGTGCAGTAGAGTTCAGCTTTCAAATTGGAACTTAAAGATTGTTTGGTTAGTAGGGGAATGAAGGCTAAGGGGAAAAAATCATCTGTTTCCTTGATAAAGTTTAAGATCAGGTACCTGACAGCTGCTGCGGTAAGAGGAACTGTTGTCTCACTCTGAGCCAATCCAATAAGGCAAACTTTTCCACCTGAACGAGTGGCATTCAAAGCTGTTGACATGGTTTTGTTCAAACCAACACAATCAAAGCTGACATCAATGCCAGAGCCCATAGCACTTTGTATTTTTACCACTTCTTCACCTACATCCTGTCCAAATATCACTCAAATCATTTACAAGTATGAATAACTTGGAAGACAGATAACTCTTGGcaaattgtttataatttaaCAAGAAAGTTCAACTGactgggggggagggggggtggaagaaagaaggaaaagggaaCCTGAATGTTCATTGAAACTTGAATGGTCTCATCTGCACCAAGATTCTTTGCAATAGATAAACGgcaatcatcaacatcaacaatGACAATTCTAGGTGCTCCAAAAGCACGAGCAGCTAATAAGACAACAAGGCCTATTGGTCCTGCTCCCATAATCAATACATTTGTCTCAGGACTGATATTTGCACGACGACAGGCATGAACACCAACACTGAGGGGTTCACACATTGCTCCTTCCTCCAAGCTGACATTGTCTGGTAATTTAAAACATAGATATTCTGGATGCACCACCTGCAAGAAAATAGCACGGTGTTCTTGCATTTAgaacataaaaattatgaatatttatttaacatttCCTTGAATCAAAGGTATAAAATTAGATGCTAATGCTAAAATCGATATCTCTTGACAGGCTATATTGGGTTGCAAAACAAATAGGGAATCTAACGCAGGGAACAATAAGTGCTGTTTAGTCAACCATATATTTGGTTCACATTTCCAGCATAGacttggggggaggggggatatAATCTTAGAAAATTACTATCAAAGAATGCCTCCTAGCTGCACATAATGTATCACATTGCCAAAATGTTCTTGTAAATTGAAGTCCTGTTTAGA contains the following coding sequences:
- the LOC115960264 gene encoding pentatricopeptide repeat-containing protein At1g31430-like, coding for MKLARPISRIFSTYTTTQKSERVTKNSISFNPIKELHAHLIRTHLFTDPYSVSEVIKSYALYSPTLPKAHFVFNKIECPTLVVWNHMIRGLSQSEQPSKAICFYNRIYHEGLAGDNLTLIFVFKACARVSDIVNGKKFHVHALKLGFESYLFVSNALIHMYASCGDLVLARKLFDKMGDRDLVSWNSLICGYCQCNRFKEVLGLFKAMQVANVKADKVTMMKVILACSYLNEWKIADSMVKYIEENHVLVDVYLGNTMIDMYGRRGLVDLAQEVFDRMREKNIVSWNAMIMGYAKVGNLVAAQKFFDEMPKRDVISWTSMITGYSQTNRFADAVRLFKEMMTAKVNPDEITVASVLSACAHLGSLDVGEAVHDYIRKHGVKADVYVGNSLIDMYCKCGVVEKALEVFQEMKKDSISWTSVISGLAVNGFADSALELFSQMLRDGVRPTHGAFVGVLLACAHAGLVDKGLEYFESMDKVHRLTPEMKHYGCVVDLLSRSGNLDKAYDFINKMPMVPDVVVWRILLSACNLHGHMVLAEIARNKLLEMDPSNSGNYVLSANAYASSDRWDDVIKMRELMVESNVQKPFGCSSIEVNGTKLSNSQDLCLIQS
- the LOC115960268 gene encoding L-idonate 5-dehydrogenase-like — encoded protein: MSGGVVEGKEHKDGEENMAAWLVGIKTLKIEPYHLPPLGPHDVKVQIKALGICGSDVHHFKNMRCANFIVKKPMVIGHECAGIVEEVGSQVKTLAVGDRVALEPGISCRRCNHCKDGRYNLCPEMKFFGSPPTNGSLANKVVHPEYLCFKLPDNVSLEEGAMCEPLSVGVHACRRANISPETNVLIMGAGPIGLVVLLAARAFGAPRIVIVDVDDCRLSIAKNLGADETIQVSMNIQDVGEEVVKIQSAMGSGIDVSFDCVGLNKTMSTALNATRSGGKVCLIGLAQSETTVPLTAAAVREVDVIGVFRYRNTWPLCIELLKTGKIDVKPLITHRFAFSQKGVEDAFETSASGRSAIKVMFNL